The following coding sequences are from one Xiphias gladius isolate SHS-SW01 ecotype Sanya breed wild chromosome 14, ASM1685928v1, whole genome shotgun sequence window:
- the LOC120798828 gene encoding tissue factor-like isoform X1: protein MASMKTVLYLGVCLSAWSVTTADNNYALRAQNVHWVSLDFKTILTWNTPASNYTYTVLYSMDDSDWIECPDCSQVSESECDLTNYLIPFNRSYNADVQTEPATMNYNHDTEELPHTYSSKFNPYRESNISAVKFIVEDVDKSRVIVNITDPLTSIHQQGRQLSIRDVLKNDLKYKISYYKSGSTGKRDIISDSSMAEVTELDAGQSYCFIVAAYIPSRPKSTQYGAWSEQCCIHGHTTQELSLGAWVGAVFILLTVIIIIIITVTVFCCRCCQQRSNTMHTTQSSAPV, encoded by the exons ATAACAACTATGCGCTCAGAGCACAGAATGTTCACTGGGTGTCTCTGGACTTCAAAACCATCCTAACCTGGAATACCCCAGCATCTAACtacacatacacagtcctgTACTCTAT GGATGACAGTGACTGGATTGAGTGTCCTGACTGCAGCCAAGTGTCAGAGTCAGAATGTGATCTGACCAACTACCTCATACCCTTTAACAG GTCCTACAATGCTGACGTCCAAACAGAACCTGCGACAATGAACTATAACCATGACACAGAGGAGTTACCTCACACTTATTCCTCAAAATTCAACCCCTATAGAGAAA GCAACATCAGTGCTGTGAAATTCATTGTGGAGGATGTAGATAAGAGCAGAGTAATTGTCAACATCACAGATCCTCTGACCAGTATCCATCAGCAAGGGAGGCAGCTCAGCATCAGAGATGTCCTCAAAAATGACCTCAAGTACAAGATCAGCTACTACAAGTCTGGAAGTACAGGCAAG AGAGACATCATATCTGACTCAAGTATGGCAGAAGTGACGGAGCTGGATGCAGGACAGAGTTACTGCTTCATCGTAGCAGCTTACATTCCCTCCAGACCAAAATCCACCCAGTACGGAGCCTGGAGCGAACAGTGTTGTATACATGGACACACTACACAGG AGCTGAGTCTTGGAGCGTGGGTTGGTGCAGTCTTTATCCTGCTcacagtcatcatcatcatcatcattaccgTGACGGTCTTCTGCTGCAGATGCTGCCAACAAAGAAGCAACACCATGCACACAACTCAGTCATCGGCACCTGTTTAG
- the LOC120798828 gene encoding tissue factor-like isoform X2, producing MASMKTVLYLGVCLSAWSVTTADNNYALRAQNVHWVSLDFKTILTWNTPASNYTYTVLYSMDDSDWIECPDCSQVSESECDLTNYLIPFNRSYNADVQTEPATMNYNHDTEELPHTYSSKFNPYRESNISAVKFIVEDVDKSRVIVNITDPLTSIHQQGRQLSIRDVLKNDLKYKISYYKSGSTGKRDIISDSSMAEVTELDAGQSYCFIVAAYIPSRPKSTQYGAWSEQCCIHGHTTQGMDIERSGE from the exons ATAACAACTATGCGCTCAGAGCACAGAATGTTCACTGGGTGTCTCTGGACTTCAAAACCATCCTAACCTGGAATACCCCAGCATCTAACtacacatacacagtcctgTACTCTAT GGATGACAGTGACTGGATTGAGTGTCCTGACTGCAGCCAAGTGTCAGAGTCAGAATGTGATCTGACCAACTACCTCATACCCTTTAACAG GTCCTACAATGCTGACGTCCAAACAGAACCTGCGACAATGAACTATAACCATGACACAGAGGAGTTACCTCACACTTATTCCTCAAAATTCAACCCCTATAGAGAAA GCAACATCAGTGCTGTGAAATTCATTGTGGAGGATGTAGATAAGAGCAGAGTAATTGTCAACATCACAGATCCTCTGACCAGTATCCATCAGCAAGGGAGGCAGCTCAGCATCAGAGATGTCCTCAAAAATGACCTCAAGTACAAGATCAGCTACTACAAGTCTGGAAGTACAGGCAAG AGAGACATCATATCTGACTCAAGTATGGCAGAAGTGACGGAGCTGGATGCAGGACAGAGTTACTGCTTCATCGTAGCAGCTTACATTCCCTCCAGACCAAAATCCACCCAGTACGGAGCCTGGAGCGAACAGTGTTGTATACATGGACACACTACACAGGGTATGGACATAGAAAGATCTGGAGAGTAG